The following proteins come from a genomic window of Miscanthus floridulus cultivar M001 chromosome 2, ASM1932011v1, whole genome shotgun sequence:
- the LOC136538018 gene encoding allene oxide synthase 1, chloroplastic gives MATATYLSSISAPPSSRARLRRQTTRATASATDRPREVVSPKRRLPLRKVPGDYGPPVLGAIRDRFEYFYGPGGRDGFFTSRVRAHGSTVVRLNMPPGPFVARDPRVVALLDAASFPVLFDTSLVDKTDLFTGTFMPSTDLTGGYRVLSYLDPSEPNHGPLKTLLFYLLSHRRQHVIPKFREVYGELFGIMENELARVGKADFGHHNDAAAFSFLCQALLGRDPAESALQGDGPKLITKWVLFQLSPLLSLGLPKHVEDSLLHSFRLPPALVKKDYDRLADFFRDASRGVVHEGERLGIAREEAVHNILFAMCFNSFGGMKILFPSLVKWLGRAGARTHGRLATEVRDAVRAHGGEVTMKALAEMPLVKSAVYEALRIEPPVAMQYGRAKRDMVVESHDYGFEVREGEMLFGYQPMATKDPRVFARAEEYVPDRFLGEDGAQLLRHVVWSNGPETASPTLQDKQCAGKDFVVLIARLLVAELFLRYDSFDVQVGASALGSSVTITSLKKATF, from the coding sequence ATGGCCACGGCAACTTACCTCTCCTCCATCtcggcgccgccgtcgtcgcgtgCCCGCCTGCGGCGGCAGACGACCAGGGCGACCGCGTCGGCGACGGACCGTCCGCGCGAGGTGGTGTCCCCGAAGCGCCGGCTCCCGCTGCGGAAGGTGCCGGGCGACTACGGCCCGCCGGTGCTGGGCGCGATCCGCGACCGGTTCGAGTACTTCTACGGGCCCGGCGGCCGCGACGGGTTCTTCACCTCCCGCGTGCGCGCGCACGGCTCCACCGTGGTGCGGCTCAACATGCCACCGGGCCCCTTCGTGGCGCGCGACCCGCGCGTGGTGGCGCTCCTCGACGCCGCCTCCTTCCCGGTACTCTTCGACACCTCGCTTGTGGACAAGACGGACCTGTTCACGGGAACCTTCATGccctccaccgacctcaccggCGGCTACCGCGTGCTCTCGTACCTCGACCCCAGCGAGCCCAACCACGGGCCGCTCAAGACGCTCCTCTTCTACCTCCTGTCGCACCGTCGGCAGCACGTGATCCCCAAGTTCCGCGAGGTGTACGGCGAACTCTTCGGGATCATGGAGAACGAGCTGGCCAGGGTCGGCAAGGCCGACTTCGGCCACCACAACGACGCCGCCGCCTTCTCCTTCCTCTGCCAGGCGCTGCTGGGGCGCGACCCCGCCGAGTCGGCGCTCCAGGGCGACGGGCCCAAGCTGATCACCAAGTGGGTGCTGTTCCAGCTCAGCCCGCTGCTCAGCCTTGGCCTGCCCAAGCACGTCGAGGACTCGCTGCTTCACtcgttccgcctcccgccggcgctgGTGAAGAAGGACTACGACCGGCTCGCCGACTTCTTCCGcgacgcgtccaggggggtggTCCACGAGGGCGAGCGCCTCGGCATTGCGCGGGAGGAGGCGGTGCACAACATCCTCTTCGCCATGTGCTTCAACTCCTTCGGCGGCATGAAGATCCTGTTCCCGTCGCTCGTCAAGTGGCTGGGCCGCGCCGGCGCGCGCACGCACGGGCGGCTGGCCACCGAGGTGCGCGACGCCGTGCGCGCGCACGGCGGCGAGGTGACCATGAAGGCGCTGGCGGAGATGCCGCTGGTGAAGTCGGCCGTGTACGAGGCGCTGCGGATCGAGCCCCCCGTGGCGATGCAGTACGGGCGCGCCAAGCGGGACATGGTGGTGGAGAGCCACGACTACGGCTTCGAGGTGCGAGAGGGGGAGATGCTCTTCGGCTACCAGCCCATGGCCACCAAGGACCCGCGCGTCTTCGCGCGCGCCGAGGAGTACGTGCCCGACAGGTTCCTCGGGGAGGATGGCGCGCAGCTGCTTCGCCACGTCGTCTGGTCCAACGGGCCCGAGACGGCGTCGCCCACGCTGCAGGACAAACAGTGCGCCGGCAAGGACTTCGTCGTGCTCATCGCGCGCCTCCTCGTCGCCGAGCTCTTCCTCCGCTACGACTCCTTCGACGTCCAGGTCGGCGCCTCCGCGCTAGGGTCGTCGGTGACCATCACCTCGCTCAAGAAAGCCACCTTCTGA